Proteins encoded together in one Vigna angularis cultivar LongXiaoDou No.4 chromosome 5, ASM1680809v1, whole genome shotgun sequence window:
- the LOC108339578 gene encoding U-box domain-containing protein 17 has protein sequence MDSQRRTVRTLVSKLSSVSEAARVDALCQLRLMSKQDPQTRPVISEAGAIPYIAETLYSSSHTSQENAAATLLNLSITEKEPLMSTRGVLDAIAHVISHHVTTSSPAAVQSAAATIHSLLSSVDAYRPVVGSKREIVYSLVDILRCHVSSPPRTIKDALKALFAIALHPLNRATMINLGVVPALFSLVVKDGRVGIVEDATAVVAQVAGCEDAAEAFRKASGGLGVLADLLDLATAASMRTKENAVSALLNLVRCGGEKVAADVRDAVAFGALDGIRDVRDGGSGKGRTKAAELLKVLLGESNGTVDVALSSDNCSSFGSSRNHDSDSVW, from the coding sequence ATGGACTCTCAGCGCCGCACCGTCCGCACCCTAGTCTCCAAGCTTAGCTCCGTCTCCGAAGCCGCTCGCGTCGACGCCCTCTGCCAGCTTCGCCTCATGTCCAAGCAGGACCCGCAAACCCGACCCGTAATCTCCGAAGCTGGCGCAATCCCTTATATAGCGGAAACCCTCTACTCTTCCTCTCACACTTCCCAAGAGAACGCAGCGGCCACGCTGCTCAACCTCTCCATAACTGAAAAGGAGCCTCTCATGTCGACGCGTGGCGTCCTCGACGCGATCGCACACGTGATCTCGCACCACGTCACCACCTCATCACCCGCCGCCGTACAGTCCGCTGCCGCCACCATACATAGCCTCCTCTCATCCGTCGACGCCTACCGTCCCGTCGTCGGCTCGAAGCGAGAGATCGTGTACTCGCTCGTCGATATCCTCCGTTGCCACGTGTCCTCGCCTCCGCGCACCATCAAGGACGCGCTCAAGGCGCTCTTCGCCATCGCGCTCCACCCGCTCAACCGCGCCACCATGATCAACCTCGGCGTGGTTCCCGCGCTTTTTTCGCTCGTCGTTAAGGATGGTAGGGTCGGCATCGTGGAGGACGCGACGGCGGTGGTTGCGCAGGTTGCGGGATGTGAGGATGCCGCCGAGGCCTTCCGTAAAGCATCTGGCGGCCTCGGCGTGCTCGCCGACCTTCTTGACCTCGCCACTGCCGCCAGCATGCGCACCAAGGAGAATGCCGTCTCGGCTCTCCTCAATCTTGTGCGCTGTGGTGGGGAGAAGGTCGCCGCAGATGTGCGCGACGCGGTGGCGTTCGGAGCGCTGGACGGAATTAGGGACGTTAGGGATGGCGGCAGTGGCAAGGGGAGGACAAAGGCGGCGGAATTGTTGAAGGTCTTGCTCGGTGAGAGCAATGGCACTGTCGATGTGGCGTTGAGTAGTGATAACTGTTCTTCCTTTGGTTCCTCGAGGAATCATGATTCGGATTCAGTTTGGTGA